A section of the Salmo salar chromosome ssa05, Ssal_v3.1, whole genome shotgun sequence genome encodes:
- the LOC123743157 gene encoding mucin-17 isoform X3, with the protein MDSQQTGVLTNGGSDDRSVGQSLKRSGTVPEIHEEPVDSLILSCPPDSESEGLLLIDDQGIPYTLTPEGHKVPQMDSSRPDKPPSSQPKVQSSSLEGEDDRSSHITTAGVTFLSQNLVKTPHTHKENTCPAPVTSMKPSQKSELLKNTEHSRNPELSQNAEPPKVLDSGVKSVSEASAAVSQPSGSAVHLQPPQPIQILTNPSSNTPILLFPSSPQLSSIPLTKTDANPGLLAFSLSLSLTQNTPSASTSMFLLLSSSTTSSSGQSFSTSTPIALIDPSTGQLSQITASSSSPLSLSLSSGQFATSGSSLPANLSHPVIRSTPNNYPTILSRESPSVNLPAPLTSPSVVSPPPSKQPSADASSKAVLLSSPPHKHTEPNCCDPNTDHQSLCTEETQMESVPNGSSPTKAPPLTHPQSPSLSFDFSLVASDQSKAPESKHTSLPWDDHLYFSSATAPPSPPLAPIFPSSGPRNLNPLDPLEPLSPASSPSSGPRRVLYCPLCPRIFYYLSDLERHSITHSQNKPHVCLQCGKAFKRSSHLQRHKHIHTGERNFVCPICSKRFREAGELQRHQRVHTGEKPYQCPLCHTRFAERNTLRRHTRRKHPYHQAAMEMLSERGAGGGGREGGDEDEGTEEWYSSTVSNLDNSDSEPDSEVIS; encoded by the exons ATGGATTCTCAACAGACAGGGGTTCTGACCAATGGTGGCTCAGATGACAGGAGTGTCGGCCAATCTTTGAAGAGATCGGGGACTGTGCCAGAGATCCATGAGGAGCCAGTGGACTCCTTGATCTTATCCTGCCCACCAG ACTCTGAAAGTGAAGGTCTTCTCCTGatagatgaccagggtattccatacacactcacccctgaggggcacAAAGTGCCCCAAATGGACTCGTCTAGGCCAGACAAACCCCCCTCAAGCCAGCCAAAGGTGCAGTCCAGCTCATTGGAGGGAGAGGATGACAGGTCGTCTCATATAACCACAGCAGGGGTCACTTTCCTCAGCCAAAATTTAGtaaaaactccacacacacacaaggaaaaCACATGTCCCGCTCCTGTTACGTCTATGAAACCCTCACAGAAGTCAGAACTTCTAAAAAATACAGAACACTCAAGGAACCCAGAACTCTCACAGAATGCGGAACCCCCTAAGGTTCTAGATTCAGGTGTGAAATCTGTTAGTGAGGCTAGTGCTGCTGTTTCCCAACCCTCTGGTTCTGCTGTACACCTCCAACCCCCTCAGCCCATCCAGATCCTGACTAACCCCTCCTCCAAcacccccatcctcctcttcccctcctccccccagctCTCCTCCATTCCCCTAACCAAGACTGATGCCAACCCAGGCCTCctggccttctctctctccctctccctcacacagAACACTCCCAGCGCCTCCACCTCTAtgttccttctcctctcctcatccaccACCTCTTCCTCTGGTCAGTCTTTCTCTACCTCCACCCCCATTGCTCTCATTGACCCCTCCACCGGTCAGCTCTCCCAAATCACTgcctcctcttcatcccctctttctctctctctctcttctggtcaGTTCGCCACATCAGGGTCATCCCTCCCTGCCAATCTCTCCCACCCAGTTATTAGATCGACACCCAACAACTACCCTACCATCCTATCAAGAGAGAGTCCCAGCGTTAACCTTCCCGCCCCCCTGACCTCCCCCTCTGtggtctccccccctccctccaagcAGCCCAGTGCTGATGCCAGTTCTAAAGCAGTTCTACTCAGCTCACCTCCTCACAAACACACTGAACCAAACTGTTGTGACCCCAACACCGATCATCAGTCACTATGTACTGAAGAAACCCAAATGGAGTCAGTCCCAAATGGGTCATCTCCTACTAAAGCCCCTCCCCTTACACACCCGCAATCCCCTTCTCTGTCCTTTGACTTTAGTTTGGTGGCATCCGACCAATCAAAAGCCCCAGAGTCAAAGCACACCTCCCTCCCATGGGACGACCATCTCTACTTCTCCTCCGCCAccgctcctccctcccctcctcttgcCCCCATCTTCCCGTCCAGCGGACCCAGGAACCTGAACCCCCTGGACCCTCTGGAACCCCTGtccccagcctcctctccctcctctgggCCACGAAGGGTCCTCTACTGCCCTCTCTGCCCCAGGATCTTCTACTACCTGTCTGACCTGGAGCGTCACTCCATCACCCACTCTCAGAACAAACCCCATGTCTGCCTGCAGTGTGGCAAGGCCTTCAAACGCTCCAGCCATCTGCAG AGACACAAGCACATTCACACGGGCGAGAGGAACTTTGTGTGCCCCATCTGCTCCAAGCGTTTCAGGGAGGCGGGCGAGCTGCAGCGCCATCAGAgggtacacacaggagagaagccctaCCAGTGCCCGCTGTGCCACACACGCTTCGCCGAGCGCAACACCCTGCGTCGACACACCAGACGCAAACACCCTTACCACCAGGCAGCTATGGAGATGCTGTccgagagaggagcagggggaggaggaagagaaggaggggatGAAGATGAGGGCACAGAAGAGTGGTATAGTTCCACTGTGTCCAACTTAGACAACTCTGACTCTGAACCAGATTCTGAGGTCATTTCCTGA
- the LOC123743157 gene encoding mucin-17 isoform X2, translating to MKIQACSKMDSQQTGVLTNGGSDDRSVGQSLKRSGTVPEIHEEPVDSLILSCPPDSESEGLLLIDDQGIPYTLTPEGHKVPQMDSSRPDKPPSSQPKVQSSSLEGEDDRSSHITTAGVTFLSQNLVKTPHTHKENTCPAPVTSMKPSQKSELLKNTEHSRNPELSQNAEPPKVLDSGVKSVSEASAAVSQPSGSAVHLQPPQPIQILTNPSSNTPILLFPSSPQLSSIPLTKTDANPGLLAFSLSLSLTQNTPSASTSMFLLLSSSTTSSSGQSFSTSTPIALIDPSTGQLSQITASSSSPLSLSLSSGQFATSGSSLPANLSHPVIRSTPNNYPTILSRESPSVNLPAPLTSPSVVSPPPSKQPSADASSKAVLLSSPPHKHTEPNCCDPNTDHQSLCTEETQMESVPNGSSPTKAPPLTHPQSPSLSFDFSLVASDQSKAPESKHTSLPWDDHLYFSSATAPPSPPLAPIFPSSGPRNLNPLDPLEPLSPASSPSSGPRRVLYCPLCPRIFYYLSDLERHSITHSQNKPHVCLQCGKAFKRSSHLQRHKHIHTGERNFVCPICSKRFREAGELQRHQRVHTGEKPYQCPLCHTRFAERNTLRRHTRRKHPYHQAAMEMLSERGAGGGGREGGDEDEGTEEWYSSTVSNLDNSDSEPDSEVIS from the exons ATGAAG ATTCAGGCATGTTCCAAAATGGATTCTCAACAGACAGGGGTTCTGACCAATGGTGGCTCAGATGACAGGAGTGTCGGCCAATCTTTGAAGAGATCGGGGACTGTGCCAGAGATCCATGAGGAGCCAGTGGACTCCTTGATCTTATCCTGCCCACCAG ACTCTGAAAGTGAAGGTCTTCTCCTGatagatgaccagggtattccatacacactcacccctgaggggcacAAAGTGCCCCAAATGGACTCGTCTAGGCCAGACAAACCCCCCTCAAGCCAGCCAAAGGTGCAGTCCAGCTCATTGGAGGGAGAGGATGACAGGTCGTCTCATATAACCACAGCAGGGGTCACTTTCCTCAGCCAAAATTTAGtaaaaactccacacacacacaaggaaaaCACATGTCCCGCTCCTGTTACGTCTATGAAACCCTCACAGAAGTCAGAACTTCTAAAAAATACAGAACACTCAAGGAACCCAGAACTCTCACAGAATGCGGAACCCCCTAAGGTTCTAGATTCAGGTGTGAAATCTGTTAGTGAGGCTAGTGCTGCTGTTTCCCAACCCTCTGGTTCTGCTGTACACCTCCAACCCCCTCAGCCCATCCAGATCCTGACTAACCCCTCCTCCAAcacccccatcctcctcttcccctcctccccccagctCTCCTCCATTCCCCTAACCAAGACTGATGCCAACCCAGGCCTCctggccttctctctctccctctccctcacacagAACACTCCCAGCGCCTCCACCTCTAtgttccttctcctctcctcatccaccACCTCTTCCTCTGGTCAGTCTTTCTCTACCTCCACCCCCATTGCTCTCATTGACCCCTCCACCGGTCAGCTCTCCCAAATCACTgcctcctcttcatcccctctttctctctctctctcttctggtcaGTTCGCCACATCAGGGTCATCCCTCCCTGCCAATCTCTCCCACCCAGTTATTAGATCGACACCCAACAACTACCCTACCATCCTATCAAGAGAGAGTCCCAGCGTTAACCTTCCCGCCCCCCTGACCTCCCCCTCTGtggtctccccccctccctccaagcAGCCCAGTGCTGATGCCAGTTCTAAAGCAGTTCTACTCAGCTCACCTCCTCACAAACACACTGAACCAAACTGTTGTGACCCCAACACCGATCATCAGTCACTATGTACTGAAGAAACCCAAATGGAGTCAGTCCCAAATGGGTCATCTCCTACTAAAGCCCCTCCCCTTACACACCCGCAATCCCCTTCTCTGTCCTTTGACTTTAGTTTGGTGGCATCCGACCAATCAAAAGCCCCAGAGTCAAAGCACACCTCCCTCCCATGGGACGACCATCTCTACTTCTCCTCCGCCAccgctcctccctcccctcctcttgcCCCCATCTTCCCGTCCAGCGGACCCAGGAACCTGAACCCCCTGGACCCTCTGGAACCCCTGtccccagcctcctctccctcctctgggCCACGAAGGGTCCTCTACTGCCCTCTCTGCCCCAGGATCTTCTACTACCTGTCTGACCTGGAGCGTCACTCCATCACCCACTCTCAGAACAAACCCCATGTCTGCCTGCAGTGTGGCAAGGCCTTCAAACGCTCCAGCCATCTGCAG AGACACAAGCACATTCACACGGGCGAGAGGAACTTTGTGTGCCCCATCTGCTCCAAGCGTTTCAGGGAGGCGGGCGAGCTGCAGCGCCATCAGAgggtacacacaggagagaagccctaCCAGTGCCCGCTGTGCCACACACGCTTCGCCGAGCGCAACACCCTGCGTCGACACACCAGACGCAAACACCCTTACCACCAGGCAGCTATGGAGATGCTGTccgagagaggagcagggggaggaggaagagaaggaggggatGAAGATGAGGGCACAGAAGAGTGGTATAGTTCCACTGTGTCCAACTTAGACAACTCTGACTCTGAACCAGATTCTGAGGTCATTTCCTGA
- the LOC123743157 gene encoding early growth response protein 4 isoform X1: MEDVCVEEIEHTEEPLYRMETEERDERRDGERDVTQDRNCSPIVPETPLISDTAKAVRDGGIRGEKERKDREDERVIPLFLPPSRCHGGKERPGEDRGERAEAGKGVRGRREEEEGEVLDLSFPKKREIKERSLWHESSLLMEVDEVEGDGDRDIVEEDDGDDDEDDSILRMDGADIFGGPLLSPLFFSTSVFTSLSSIDSESEGLLLIDDQGIPYTLTPEGHKVPQMDSSRPDKPPSSQPKVQSSSLEGEDDRSSHITTAGVTFLSQNLVKTPHTHKENTCPAPVTSMKPSQKSELLKNTEHSRNPELSQNAEPPKVLDSGVKSVSEASAAVSQPSGSAVHLQPPQPIQILTNPSSNTPILLFPSSPQLSSIPLTKTDANPGLLAFSLSLSLTQNTPSASTSMFLLLSSSTTSSSGQSFSTSTPIALIDPSTGQLSQITASSSSPLSLSLSSGQFATSGSSLPANLSHPVIRSTPNNYPTILSRESPSVNLPAPLTSPSVVSPPPSKQPSADASSKAVLLSSPPHKHTEPNCCDPNTDHQSLCTEETQMESVPNGSSPTKAPPLTHPQSPSLSFDFSLVASDQSKAPESKHTSLPWDDHLYFSSATAPPSPPLAPIFPSSGPRNLNPLDPLEPLSPASSPSSGPRRVLYCPLCPRIFYYLSDLERHSITHSQNKPHVCLQCGKAFKRSSHLQRHKHIHTGERNFVCPICSKRFREAGELQRHQRVHTGEKPYQCPLCHTRFAERNTLRRHTRRKHPYHQAAMEMLSERGAGGGGREGGDEDEGTEEWYSSTVSNLDNSDSEPDSEVIS, encoded by the exons atggaggatgtgtgtgttgAAGAGATAGAACACACTGAGGAGCCTCTCTACAGgatggagacagaagagagggatgagaggagagatggagagagggatgttaCACAAGACAGGAATTGTAGTCCCATTGTCCCTGAAACGCCTCTCATCTCCGACACAGCCAAGgcagtgagggatggagggatacggggggagaaagaaaggaaagatagagaggatgagagagtgaTCCCTCTTTTCCTACCCCCTAGTCGATGTCATGGTGGAAAAGAGAGaccaggagaggacagaggagagagagcggaggcAGGGAAAGGAgtaagggggagaagagaggaagaggagggagaagtaTTGGATCTGAGCTTCCCTAAAAAGAGAGAGATCAAGGAGAGGAGCCTTTGGCATGAGAGCTCACTGCTTATGGAGGTAGATGAGGTAGAGGGGGATGGAGATAGGGACATAGTAGAGgaagatgatggtgatgatgatgaagatgattcTATATTGAGAATGGATGGAGCTGACATTTTTGGGGGACCTCTCTTGTCTCCCTTGTTCTTCTCTACCTCCGTtttcacctccctctcttccaTAGACTCTGAAAGTGAAGGTCTTCTCCTGatagatgaccagggtattccatacacactcacccctgaggggcacAAAGTGCCCCAAATGGACTCGTCTAGGCCAGACAAACCCCCCTCAAGCCAGCCAAAGGTGCAGTCCAGCTCATTGGAGGGAGAGGATGACAGGTCGTCTCATATAACCACAGCAGGGGTCACTTTCCTCAGCCAAAATTTAGtaaaaactccacacacacacaaggaaaaCACATGTCCCGCTCCTGTTACGTCTATGAAACCCTCACAGAAGTCAGAACTTCTAAAAAATACAGAACACTCAAGGAACCCAGAACTCTCACAGAATGCGGAACCCCCTAAGGTTCTAGATTCAGGTGTGAAATCTGTTAGTGAGGCTAGTGCTGCTGTTTCCCAACCCTCTGGTTCTGCTGTACACCTCCAACCCCCTCAGCCCATCCAGATCCTGACTAACCCCTCCTCCAAcacccccatcctcctcttcccctcctccccccagctCTCCTCCATTCCCCTAACCAAGACTGATGCCAACCCAGGCCTCctggccttctctctctccctctccctcacacagAACACTCCCAGCGCCTCCACCTCTAtgttccttctcctctcctcatccaccACCTCTTCCTCTGGTCAGTCTTTCTCTACCTCCACCCCCATTGCTCTCATTGACCCCTCCACCGGTCAGCTCTCCCAAATCACTgcctcctcttcatcccctctttctctctctctctcttctggtcaGTTCGCCACATCAGGGTCATCCCTCCCTGCCAATCTCTCCCACCCAGTTATTAGATCGACACCCAACAACTACCCTACCATCCTATCAAGAGAGAGTCCCAGCGTTAACCTTCCCGCCCCCCTGACCTCCCCCTCTGtggtctccccccctccctccaagcAGCCCAGTGCTGATGCCAGTTCTAAAGCAGTTCTACTCAGCTCACCTCCTCACAAACACACTGAACCAAACTGTTGTGACCCCAACACCGATCATCAGTCACTATGTACTGAAGAAACCCAAATGGAGTCAGTCCCAAATGGGTCATCTCCTACTAAAGCCCCTCCCCTTACACACCCGCAATCCCCTTCTCTGTCCTTTGACTTTAGTTTGGTGGCATCCGACCAATCAAAAGCCCCAGAGTCAAAGCACACCTCCCTCCCATGGGACGACCATCTCTACTTCTCCTCCGCCAccgctcctccctcccctcctcttgcCCCCATCTTCCCGTCCAGCGGACCCAGGAACCTGAACCCCCTGGACCCTCTGGAACCCCTGtccccagcctcctctccctcctctgggCCACGAAGGGTCCTCTACTGCCCTCTCTGCCCCAGGATCTTCTACTACCTGTCTGACCTGGAGCGTCACTCCATCACCCACTCTCAGAACAAACCCCATGTCTGCCTGCAGTGTGGCAAGGCCTTCAAACGCTCCAGCCATCTGCAG AGACACAAGCACATTCACACGGGCGAGAGGAACTTTGTGTGCCCCATCTGCTCCAAGCGTTTCAGGGAGGCGGGCGAGCTGCAGCGCCATCAGAgggtacacacaggagagaagccctaCCAGTGCCCGCTGTGCCACACACGCTTCGCCGAGCGCAACACCCTGCGTCGACACACCAGACGCAAACACCCTTACCACCAGGCAGCTATGGAGATGCTGTccgagagaggagcagggggaggaggaagagaaggaggggatGAAGATGAGGGCACAGAAGAGTGGTATAGTTCCACTGTGTCCAACTTAGACAACTCTGACTCTGAACCAGATTCTGAGGTCATTTCCTGA
- the ntd5 gene encoding beta-2-glycoprotein 1-like isoform X2, with the protein MDSVLLLSLWALAASVSLQTAGRTCPWPLPSGNNFVASLLSPTPSFSALLEVRCDTGYMLPNGLDAAIRRCQGDRQWSGDDPNCTAPTSPRVSCPLPEELTDTFSIDGSAVAGTTIRYTCLSGELVGNSENLCNIDQTWQYPHPICQRVWCPPPQEVNQGYLVAVQRTEYDVGDAIYYLCKKNHLLDGPNRVTCQPNGTWSAVPYCRARCPIPAERSRVLIGGLKRWPYDVTDSVVPHGESVTFYCKHSRKQCSFPYTQTCFDGRLNPPFCYQEPTWLQYKLFPHRLVSEIEACSLVDLD; encoded by the exons gTCGTACTTGTCCCTGGCCCCTGCCCTCAGGGAACAACTTTGttgcttccctcctctctcccactccctccttcTCTGCCCTCCTCGAGGTGCGTTGTGACACAGGCTACATGTTGCCCAATGGCTTGGATGCAGCCATCCGTCGTTGCCAAGGCGACCGACAATGGAGCGGTGATGATCCCAACTGCACAG CCCCCACCTCCCCCCGGGTCTCATGTCCTTTACCTGAGGAGTTGACCGACACCTTCAGCATTGATGGATCCGCAGTCGCTGGAACAACCATCcgctacacctgtctgtctgg ggAGCTGGTGGGAAACAGTGAGAATCTCTGTAATATTGATCAGACCTGGCAGTACCCTCACCCCATCTGtcaaa GGGTGTGGTGCCCGCCCCCCCAGGAGGTGAACCAGGGGTACCTGGTGGCGGTACAGAGGACTGAGTACGATGTGGGCGATGCCATCTATTACCTCTGTAAGAAGAACCACCTGCTGGATGGACCCAACCGGGTCACCTGCCAGCCCAACGGCACCTGGAGCGCAGTGCCCTACTGCAGAG CGCGCTGTCCAATCCCAGCGGAGCGGAGCCGTGTTCTGATTGGTGGGCTGAAGCGTTGGCCCTATGACGTGACAGACTCGGTGGTTCCTCATGGGGAGAGCGTGACGTTCTACTGTAAACACTCCAGGAAGCAGTGCAGCTTCCCCTACACACAGACCTGTTTCGACGGCAGACTCAACCCCCCTTTCTGCTACCAGG AACCCACCTGGCTGCAGTACAAACTGTTCCCTCATCGGCTGGTGTCAGAGATCGAGGCCTGCTCTCTTGTAGACCTGGACTAA